In Helianthus annuus cultivar XRQ/B chromosome 3, HanXRQr2.0-SUNRISE, whole genome shotgun sequence, a single window of DNA contains:
- the LOC110931111 gene encoding pectinesterase 2-like, translating into MTTTFTFIATLVSFLLPLVAAYGYNDLEITSWCGQTPHPESCNYFLANNQYYSGPVIKQKPDFVKALLKVTLERAQHAESNTRGLGPKCRNKLEKAAWDDCIELYEHTVERLNMTVDPHKPCNQYEMQTWLSTALTNLETCRAGFQELGVDGYMLPLMNNNVSSLISNTLAMNKEGGSPPDNYQKGFPTWVKPGDRKLLQSSKPASQQANIVVAQDGSGNYKTIGEAIAAAAKRSGSGRYVIYVKAGTYKENIEIGTKLKNIMLLGDGIGKTIITGSKSVGGGSTTFNSATLIVVGDGFIGRGITVRNTAGPQNHQAVALRSGSDLSVFYQCSFEGYQDTLYVHSNRQFYRECDIYGTVDFIFGNAAVVFQNCNIYARNPPNKTNTVTAQGRTDPNQNTGISIHNSRVMAASDLKGATGSVKTYLGRPWKQYSRTVFMKTFLDGLVDPAGWMPWSGNFALDTLYYGEYMNTGPGSSTTKRVNWKGYRVITSSTEAAKFTVGNFIAGGSWLPATNIPFTSGL; encoded by the exons ATGACGACAACCTTTACATTTATTGCAACCCTAGTTTCATTTCTTCTACCTCTGGTAGCTGCTTACGGATACAATGATTTGGAGATTACTTCATGGTGTGGTCAAACACCACACCCAGAATCATGCAACTACTTCTTAGCCAACAATCAATATTATTCAGGTCCGGTGATCAAACAAAAACCTGACTTCGTTAAGGCCTTATTAAAAGTGACCCTAGAGAGGGCGCAACACGCTGAGTCGAATACTCGTGGGCTTGGCCCAAAATGTCGTAACAAGCTTGAAAAGGCTGCATGGGATGACTGCATTGAGCTTTATGAACACACAGTTGAAAGGCTCAACATGACTGTTGATCCTCACAAGCCGTGTAACCAATACgagatgcaaacctggctcagcACGGCTCTCACAAATCTAGAGACGTGTAGAGCTGGGTTCCAAGAGCTTGGTGTCGATGGCTACATGTTGCCGCTAATGAACAATAACGTATCTTCTTTGATTAGCAATACGTTGGCCATGAATAAAGAAGGAGGATCTCCACCCGATAATTACCAAAAAGGGTTCCCAACTTGGGTGAAACCAGGAGATCGCAAGCTGTTACAATCTTCAAAACCTGCGTCTCAGCAGGCTAATATTGTGGTGGCTCAAGATGGTTCGGGTAATTACAAGACAATAGGAGAAGCTATCGCGGCTGCTGCAAAAAGGTCTGGTAGTGGTAGGTATGTGATATACGTTAAGGCAGGTACTTACAAGGAGAATATTGAAATCGGTACAAAGTTGAAGAACATAATGCTATTAGGAGATGGTATTGGAAAAACCATCATAACCGGTAGCAAAAGTGTTGGAGGAGGTTCTACCACTTTCAATTCAGCCACTCTAA ttGTCGTGGGAGATGGATTTATCGGTCGTGGCATCACCGTTCGAAACACCGCAGGGCCACAAAACCACCAGGCGGTGGCGCTTCGGAGTGGTTCCGATCTCTCGGTTTTCTACCAATGCAGCTTCGAAGGCTACCAAGACACACTTTATGTCCACTCCAACAGACAATTTTATAGAGAATGTGACATATACGGGACAGTTGATTTTATTTTTGGCAATGCGGCTGTGGTCTTTCAAAATTGCAACATTTACGCCCGTAACCCACCTAACAAGACAAACACTGTGACCGCACAAGGTCGGACTGATCCAAATCAAAACACAGGAATCTCAATCCATAATAGTCGTGTCATGGCCGCCTCGGACCTAAAAGGGGCCACGGGGTCCGTTAAGACGTATCTTGGCAGACCATGGAAGCAATATTCAAGGACCGTGTTTATGAAAACATTCCTTGATGGTCTTGTGGATCCTGCGGGCTGGATGCCATGGAGTGGAAACTTCGCGCTGGACACGTTGTACTATGGAGAGTACATGAACACGGGCCCGGGTTCATCAACCACCAAACGGGTTAACTGGAAAGGCTACCGTGTGATCACTAGTTCCACTGAGGCTGCAAAGTTCACTGTTGGAAACTTTATTGCCGGTGGTTCATGGTTGCCAGCGACCAACATACCCTTCACTTCTGGACTTTAA
- the LOC118490575 gene encoding probable pectinesterase/pectinesterase inhibitor 17, which translates to MTTTFTFIATLVSFLLPLVAAYGYNDLEITSWCGQTPHPESCNYFLANNQYYSGPVIKQKPDFVKALLKVTLERAQHAESNTRGLGPKCRNKLEKAAWDDCIELYEHTVERLNMTVDPHKPCNQYEMQTWLSTALTNLETCRAGFQELGVDGYMLPLMNNNVSSLISNTLAMNKEGGSPPDNYQKGGFPTWVKPGDRKLLQSSNPASQANVVVAQDGSGNYKTIGEAIAAAAKRSGSGRT; encoded by the exons ATGACGACAACCTTTACATTTATTGCAACCCTAGTTTCATTTCTTCTACCTCTGGTAGCTGCTTACGGATACAATGATTTGGAGATTACTTCATGGTGTGGTCAAACACCACACCCAGAATCATGCAACTACTTCTTAGCCAACAATCAATATTATTCAGGTCCGGTGATCAAACAAAAACCTGACTTCGTTAAGGCCTTATTAAAAGTGACCCTAGAGAGGGCGCAACACGCTGAGTCGAATACTCGTGGGCTTGGCCCAAAGTGTCGTAACAAGCTTGAAAAGGCTGCATGGGATGACTGCATTGAGCTTTATGAACACACAGTTGAAAGGCTCAACATGACTGTTGATCCTCACAAGCCGTGTAACCAATACgagatgcaaacctggctcagcACGGCTCTCACAAATCTAGAGACGTGTAGAGCTGGGTTCCAAGAGCTTGGTGTTGATGGCTACATGTTGCCGCTAATGAACAATAACGTGTCTTCTTTGATTAGCAATACCTTGGCCATGAATAAAGAAGGAGGATCTCCACCGGATAATTACCAGAAAGGGGGGTTCCCAACTTGGGTGAAACCAGGAGATCGCAAGCTGTTACAATCTTCAAATCCTGCGTCTCAGGCaaatgttgtggtggctcaagATGGTTCGGGTAATTACAAGACAATAGGAGAAGCTATCGCGGCTGCTGCAAAAAGGTCTGGTAGTGGTAG AACATAA
- the LOC110931112 gene encoding pectinesterase 2-like, producing the protein MLLGDGIGKTIITGSKSVGGGATTFNSATLIVVGDGFIGRGITVRNTAGPQNHQAVALRSGSDLSVFYQCSFEGYQDTLYVHSNRQFYRECDIYGTVDFIFDNAAVVFQNCNIYARNPPNKTNTVTAQGRLHDPNQNTGISIHNCRVMAASDLKGATGSVKTYLGRPWKQYSRTVYMKTFLDGLVDPAGWMPWSGNFALDTLYYGEYMNTGPGSSTTKRVNWKGYRVITSATEAAKFTVGNFIAGGSWLPATNVPFTSGL; encoded by the exons ATGCTATTAGGAGATGGTATTGGAAAAACCATCATAACCGGTAGCAAAAGTGTTGGAGGAGGTGCTACCACTTTCAATTCAGCCACTCTAA ttGTCGTGGGAGACGGATTTATCGGTCGTGGCATCACCGTTAGAAACACCGCAGGGCCACAAAACCACCAGGCGGTGGCGCTTCGGAGTGGTTCCGATCTCTCAGTTTTCTACCAATGCAGCTTCGAAGGCTACCAAGACACACTTTATGTCCACTCCAACAGACAATTTTATAGAGAATGTGACATATACGGGACAGTTGATTTTATTTTTGACAATGCGGCTGTGGTCTTTCAAAATTGCAACATTTACGCCCGTAACCCGCCTAACAAGACAAACACTGTGACCGCACAAGGTCGG CTACATGATCCAAATCAAAACACAGGAATATCAATCCATAATTGTCGTGTCATGGCCGCCTCAGACCTAAAAGGGGCCACGGGGTCCGTTAAGACGTATCTTGGCAGGCCATGGAAGCAATATTCAAGGACCGTGTATATGAAAACATTCCTTGATGGTCTTGTGGATCCTGCGGGCTGGATGCCATGGAGTGGAAACTTCGCGTTGGACACGTTGTACTATGGAGAGTACATGAACACGGGCCCGGGTTCATCAACCACAAAACGAGTTAACTGGAAGGGCTACCGTGTGATCACTAGTGCCACTGAGGCTGCAAAGTTCACAGTTGGAAACTTTATTGCCGGTGGTTCATGGTTGCCTGCGACCAACGTACCCTTCACTTCTGGACTTTAA
- the LOC110932667 gene encoding putative nuclease HARBI1, translating into MASNPWWPSSSDDEEEMFFANAVLRAGQILIEEEEEEEEEEEDFSSENVITRRIRINRDRQGFTTLQKCTAAIRQLAYGTVADALDEYLQMSLYQAHEARHGFPGMLGSIDCMHWGWHNCPTAWRGQYTRGDHGYPTVILEVVASQDLWIWHSFFGLPGSLNDLNVLYQSAIFTDVVNGTGPDTRFTVSGVEYRRGYYLADGIYPSWSTSVKTIPYPEDEKRKKFAKRQEAARKDIERAFGVLQKKWAIVAQPARAFTPKRLRLCIYACILLHNMIIEDEGRAICEYDENASWGNTVPVDPPQQDLNSFSLTNDFTHANLQQDLVEHIWNNVNMADGDGAGDEDEDE; encoded by the exons ATGGCTTCTAATCCTTGGTGGCCCTCGTCTTCGGATGACGAAGAGGAGATGTTTTTCGCAAACGCTGTACTACGGGCGGGACAGATTCTAatcgaagaggaagaggaagaggaagaggaagaggaagactTCTCGTCTGAAAATGTTATCACCAGACGAATACGCATTAACAGAGACCGCCAAG GGTTTACAACGTTACAAAAGTGTACTGCGGCCATTCGACAACTGGCGTACGGGACAGTGGCCGACGCTTTGGACGAGTACTTACAGATGTCG TTGTACCAAGCTCATGAAGCAAGGCACGGGTTTCCGGGAATGCTTGGTAGCATTGATTGTATGCATTGGGGGTGGCATAATTGCCCGACTGCGTGGCGCGGCCAATATACGCGAGGTGATCACGGCTATCCAACCGTGATACTTGAAGTTGTGGCATCACAAGATTTGTGGATATGGCATTCTTTCTTTGGTCTCCCTGGTTCACTCAACGACCTCAACGTGTTATACCAATCGGCCATCTTTACCGACGTCGTTAATGGAACGGGACCGGACACACGTTTTACAGTTTCTGGGGTTGAATATAGACGTGGGTATTATCTTGCTGACGGGATATATCCGTCTTGGTCTACAAGTGTGAAGACTATTCCATATCCCGAGGACGAAAAACGGAAAAAATTTGCCAAGCGTCAAGAAGCTGCAAGAAAAGACATCGAACGTGCTTTTGGTGTCTTACAAAAAAAATGGGCCATCGTTGCACAACCGGCACGTGCGTTCACCCCAAAAAGGTTGCGTCTTTGTATATACGCTTGCATTTTGCTCCATAACATGATTATTGAAGACGAAGGTCGGGCGATTTGTGAGTATGATGAGAATGCATCTTGGGGGAACACTGTCCCGGTTGATCCCCCACaacaggatttaaactcgttcTCGCTAACAAACGACTTCACGCATGCAAACCTTCAACAAGATTTGGTAGAACATATTTGGAACAACGTTAACATGGCGGACGGTGACGGAGCCGGAGACGAAGACGAAGACGAGTAA